Proteins from a genomic interval of Xylocopa sonorina isolate GNS202 chromosome 6, iyXylSono1_principal, whole genome shotgun sequence:
- the LOC143424277 gene encoding arylalkylamine N-acetyltransferase 1 isoform X1, whose product MKSCLESSTESESATLAVFSSILWHLFSDESTVHLVARTEITLADSANEERTDMDYHMQVVTKDDKARVLQFLRRFFFRDEPLNQSIELIPEGEDSTCIELEQYCSKSSLENNLSLMAVSTSGAIVGVLLNGKVEPPSDDDSEFITTCKNPKFRKIVRLLRYVDRNVNHNGKFQGLNVLEIRIISVDSNWRGKGIARALIEKALEIAKEKGFHFARADCSSYFSGKLCSRLGFEPIYKLKYADYVDDDGNPIFSPAFPHKAMISYIKKL is encoded by the exons ATGAAAAGTTGCCTAGAAAGTTCGACAGAATCCGAG TCGGCGACATTGGCAGTGTTCTCCTCGATCCTTTGGCATCTATTCTCGGACGAATCCACGGTGCATCTTGTTGCACGGACAGAAATAACT CTGGCGGATTCGGCGAACGAGGAAAGGACTGATATGGATTATCATATGCAAGTAGTTACCAAAGATGATAAGGCTAGAGTACTTCAATTCCTCAGAAGGTTCTTCTTTAGAGACGAACCGTTAAATCAGTCCATCGAACTGATACCAGAAGGCGAAGACAGCACCTGCATCGAGTTGGAGCAATATTGCAGTAAATCCTCGCTTGAAAATAATCTTAGTTTGATGGCAGTCTCGACGAGCGGTGCTATAGTAGGTGTTTTGTTAAATG GAAAAGTCGAACCCCCGAGCGACGACGATTCAGAGTTTATAACCACGTGCAAAAACCCGAAATTCAGAAAAATTGTCAGGCTATTGAGATACGTGGATAGAAACGTGAACCACAACGGGAAGTTCCAGGGATTGAACGTTTTGGAAATCAGAATAATCTCCGTAGACTCTAACTGGAGGGGTAAAGGGATTGCCAGAGCCCTTATAGAGAAAGCACT CGAAATTGCGAAAGAGAAAGGCTTCCACTTCGCACGTGCCGACTGCTCATCCTATTTCTCTGGAAAACTTTGCTCGCGACTGGGCTTCGAACCGATATACAAGCTCAAATATGCGGATTATGTAGATGATGATGGAAATCCCATATTTTCTCCTGCATTTCCGCATAAAGCAATGATTTCGTACATTAAGAAACTATGA
- the LOC143424277 gene encoding arylalkylamine N-acetyltransferase 1 isoform X3: MKSCLESSTESELADSANEERTDMDYHMQVVTKDDKARVLQFLRRFFFRDEPLNQSIELIPEGEDSTCIELEQYCSKSSLENNLSLMAVSTSGAIVGVLLNGKVEPPSDDDSEFITTCKNPKFRKIVRLLRYVDRNVNHNGKFQGLNVLEIRIISVDSNWRGKGIARALIEKALEIAKEKGFHFARADCSSYFSGKLCSRLGFEPIYKLKYADYVDDDGNPIFSPAFPHKAMISYIKKL; this comes from the exons ATGAAAAGTTGCCTAGAAAGTTCGACAGAATCCGAG CTGGCGGATTCGGCGAACGAGGAAAGGACTGATATGGATTATCATATGCAAGTAGTTACCAAAGATGATAAGGCTAGAGTACTTCAATTCCTCAGAAGGTTCTTCTTTAGAGACGAACCGTTAAATCAGTCCATCGAACTGATACCAGAAGGCGAAGACAGCACCTGCATCGAGTTGGAGCAATATTGCAGTAAATCCTCGCTTGAAAATAATCTTAGTTTGATGGCAGTCTCGACGAGCGGTGCTATAGTAGGTGTTTTGTTAAATG GAAAAGTCGAACCCCCGAGCGACGACGATTCAGAGTTTATAACCACGTGCAAAAACCCGAAATTCAGAAAAATTGTCAGGCTATTGAGATACGTGGATAGAAACGTGAACCACAACGGGAAGTTCCAGGGATTGAACGTTTTGGAAATCAGAATAATCTCCGTAGACTCTAACTGGAGGGGTAAAGGGATTGCCAGAGCCCTTATAGAGAAAGCACT CGAAATTGCGAAAGAGAAAGGCTTCCACTTCGCACGTGCCGACTGCTCATCCTATTTCTCTGGAAAACTTTGCTCGCGACTGGGCTTCGAACCGATATACAAGCTCAAATATGCGGATTATGTAGATGATGATGGAAATCCCATATTTTCTCCTGCATTTCCGCATAAAGCAATGATTTCGTACATTAAGAAACTATGA
- the LOC143424277 gene encoding arylalkylamine N-acetyltransferase 1 isoform X2: METALLTDLNASEHYDAGKSQTNFAKDVPKIAKYTLADSANEERTDMDYHMQVVTKDDKARVLQFLRRFFFRDEPLNQSIELIPEGEDSTCIELEQYCSKSSLENNLSLMAVSTSGAIVGVLLNGKVEPPSDDDSEFITTCKNPKFRKIVRLLRYVDRNVNHNGKFQGLNVLEIRIISVDSNWRGKGIARALIEKALEIAKEKGFHFARADCSSYFSGKLCSRLGFEPIYKLKYADYVDDDGNPIFSPAFPHKAMISYIKKL; encoded by the exons ATGGAAACCGCGTTGCTTACGGATTTGAATGCTTCTGAGCATTACGATGCCGGCAAAAGTCAGACAAACTTCGCAAAAGATGTGCCGAAAATTGCCAAATACACG CTGGCGGATTCGGCGAACGAGGAAAGGACTGATATGGATTATCATATGCAAGTAGTTACCAAAGATGATAAGGCTAGAGTACTTCAATTCCTCAGAAGGTTCTTCTTTAGAGACGAACCGTTAAATCAGTCCATCGAACTGATACCAGAAGGCGAAGACAGCACCTGCATCGAGTTGGAGCAATATTGCAGTAAATCCTCGCTTGAAAATAATCTTAGTTTGATGGCAGTCTCGACGAGCGGTGCTATAGTAGGTGTTTTGTTAAATG GAAAAGTCGAACCCCCGAGCGACGACGATTCAGAGTTTATAACCACGTGCAAAAACCCGAAATTCAGAAAAATTGTCAGGCTATTGAGATACGTGGATAGAAACGTGAACCACAACGGGAAGTTCCAGGGATTGAACGTTTTGGAAATCAGAATAATCTCCGTAGACTCTAACTGGAGGGGTAAAGGGATTGCCAGAGCCCTTATAGAGAAAGCACT CGAAATTGCGAAAGAGAAAGGCTTCCACTTCGCACGTGCCGACTGCTCATCCTATTTCTCTGGAAAACTTTGCTCGCGACTGGGCTTCGAACCGATATACAAGCTCAAATATGCGGATTATGTAGATGATGATGGAAATCCCATATTTTCTCCTGCATTTCCGCATAAAGCAATGATTTCGTACATTAAGAAACTATGA
- the LOC143424277 gene encoding arylalkylamine N-acetyltransferase 1 isoform X4: MDYHMQVVTKDDKARVLQFLRRFFFRDEPLNQSIELIPEGEDSTCIELEQYCSKSSLENNLSLMAVSTSGAIVGVLLNGKVEPPSDDDSEFITTCKNPKFRKIVRLLRYVDRNVNHNGKFQGLNVLEIRIISVDSNWRGKGIARALIEKALEIAKEKGFHFARADCSSYFSGKLCSRLGFEPIYKLKYADYVDDDGNPIFSPAFPHKAMISYIKKL; encoded by the exons ATGGATTATCATATGCAAGTAGTTACCAAAGATGATAAGGCTAGAGTACTTCAATTCCTCAGAAGGTTCTTCTTTAGAGACGAACCGTTAAATCAGTCCATCGAACTGATACCAGAAGGCGAAGACAGCACCTGCATCGAGTTGGAGCAATATTGCAGTAAATCCTCGCTTGAAAATAATCTTAGTTTGATGGCAGTCTCGACGAGCGGTGCTATAGTAGGTGTTTTGTTAAATG GAAAAGTCGAACCCCCGAGCGACGACGATTCAGAGTTTATAACCACGTGCAAAAACCCGAAATTCAGAAAAATTGTCAGGCTATTGAGATACGTGGATAGAAACGTGAACCACAACGGGAAGTTCCAGGGATTGAACGTTTTGGAAATCAGAATAATCTCCGTAGACTCTAACTGGAGGGGTAAAGGGATTGCCAGAGCCCTTATAGAGAAAGCACT CGAAATTGCGAAAGAGAAAGGCTTCCACTTCGCACGTGCCGACTGCTCATCCTATTTCTCTGGAAAACTTTGCTCGCGACTGGGCTTCGAACCGATATACAAGCTCAAATATGCGGATTATGTAGATGATGATGGAAATCCCATATTTTCTCCTGCATTTCCGCATAAAGCAATGATTTCGTACATTAAGAAACTATGA
- the LOC143424894 gene encoding dnaJ homolog subfamily C member 4, with protein sequence MAQISRAYKFEVPMLIRVLCKGFHCQRCEYSYYEILRISPNATQKEIKAAYIKLSKEMHPDSGTKGCHADFVKINEAYTVLSKKETRDLYDAQLKSHTIYRNNSYQHTEYIFIKKSYVHNDYYKQRKMYNVYHSQQKRKVLREDRQRAIKLCAMTIIAGILLHIIMIKRWSDHNRDVALKRSAEIQKNYEYIRKRYEGKTLEERLQIFDELRKGDK encoded by the exons ATGGCACAAATTTCTCGTGCGTATAAGTTCGAAGTGCCTATGTTAATTCGCGTTCTTTGCAAAGGTTTTCACTGTCAAAG atGTGAATACAGTTATTATGAAATATTGCGTATTTCTCCAAATGCCACTCAAAAAGAAATAAAAGCTGCATATATTAAATTATCGAAAGAA ATGCATCCTGATAGTGGTACTAAAGGGTGTCATGCTGATTTTGTGAAGATAAATGAAGCCTATACTGTTCTTAGTAAAAAAGAGACTAGAGATCTTTACGATGCTCAATTAAAGTCTCATACCATTTATAGAAATAATTCTTATCAACACACTGAGTACATTTTTATAAAGAAATCATATGT acacaatgattattataaacaGAGGAAGATGTACAACGTGTATCATTCGCAACAGAAAAGAAAAGTTCTTAGAGAAGATAGACAGAGAGCGATTAAATTATGTGCAATGACTATAATTGCAGGTATACTTTTACACATAATAATGATTAAAAGATGGTCAGATCATAACAGAGATGTAGCTCTCAAAAGAAGTGCAGAAATTCAGAAGAATTATGAATACATTAGAAAAAGGTACGAAGGTAAAACATTGGAGGAACGGTTGCAAATATTTGACGAGCTGAGAAAAGGAGATAAATGA
- the Fuct6 gene encoding alpha-(1,6)-fucosyltransferase 8, with the protein MATFWSGRPGWLGKVGIVLLATWLLVLIVSVSHIFKTSNLSSNNESPTNKENAQRLAQMVNDFEILKRQNEALKNIVLGERSKSVQGDHLGSIQEKLEKVSLYDDLLDHQDNVKHGVPSSEYEELRRRIRNNIQETWYYINAELNKFQKTIDKLSFDQREKRIQDTAKNVWDHKRSLIMDIDRLTKADGYDEWRKKEAKELSDLVQRRFRYLQNPSDCSKARKLVCSLNKGCGFGCQIHHITYCFLVAYGTERTLIIRSKGWRYHKDGWESVFKPLSDTCVSTNGVSHANWPGDSSKQVISLPIVDNVYPKPRFQPPSVPADLAPRLEKLHGHPLVWWVGQVLKYLMQPQEHVKRTLDYAKERLGFKKPIVGVHVRRTDKVGTEAAYHDIDEYMVKVEQYFDELETKPEVKRVFLASDDPKVITTARNRYPNYEIIGDPDIAETASVAKRYSDSSLQGIIIDIHLLSECDYLVCTFSSQVCRVAYELMQTYYPDAYNRFASLDDIYYYGGQNPHPHQAILDHKPRKSGEIELKVGDLIEVYGNHWDGYSKGYNTRTSMTGLYPSFKVKNPVDAVDFPKYPNVPLRESKNE; encoded by the exons ATGGCAACATTTTGGTCAGGAAGACCAGGTTGGTTAGGGAAAGTAGGAATAGTGTTATTAGCAACATGGCTTTTGGTACTAATAGTATCAGTATCACATATCTTTAAGACTAGTAATTTATCGTCTAATAACGAGAGTCCTACAAACAAAGAAAATGCTCAACGTTTAGCCCAAATGGTTAACGATTTTGAAATACTAAAGAGGCAAAATGAGGCACTAAAAAATATAGTTTTGGG AGAAAGGTCAAAATCTGTTCAAGGAGACCATTTAGGTTCAATACAAGAGAAACTTGAAAAGGTTTCTTTATACGATGATTTATTGGATCATCAGGATAACGTCAAGCATGGTGTTCCTTCATCTGAATATGAAGAGTTACGGCGaaggataagaaataatatacaagaAACCTG GTATTATATTAATGCAGAGTTAAACAAATTTCAAAAGACTATTGACAAACTTAGTTTTGatcaaagagaaaagagaatCCAGGACACAGCAAAAAATGTTTGGGATCATAAAAGATCTCTCATAATGGACATTGATAGATTAACAAAAGCAGATGGCTATGATGAATGGCGTAAAAAAGAGGCAAAAGAATTATCTGATCTTGTACAAAGGAGATTTAGGTATTTACAAAATCCTAGTGATTGCAGTAAAGCAAGGAAATTGGTTTGCAGTTTAAACAAAGGTTGCGGATTTGGATGTCAG ATTCACCATATTACATATTGTTTCTTAGTTGCTTATGGTACAGAACGGACATTAATAATTAGATCTAAGGGTTGGAGGTACCACAAGGATGGCTGGGAATCAGTTTTTAAACCGCTTAGTGACACATGTGTATCTACGAATGGGGTATCGCATGCCAATTGGCCTGGTGACTCCTCTAAGCAAGTTATctctctacctatcgtagataaTGTTTATCCAAAACCAAGATTTCAACCACCAAGCGTACCAGCTGATTTAGCTCCAAGATTAGAAAAACTTCATGGACATCCTTTAGTGTGGTGGGTTGGTCAGGTTTTAAAGTATTTAATGCAACCTCAAGAACATGTGAAGAGAACACTAGATTATGCCAAAGAGCGGCTTGGTTTCAAGAAACCAATTGTTGGTGTTCATGTACGAAGAACAGATAAAGTTGGTACTGAGGCAGCATATCATGACATAGACGAGTATATGGTCAAAGTCGAACAGTATTTCGATGAACTTGAAACAAAACCAGAAGTGAAAAGGGTATTTCTAGCGAGTGATGATCCAAAAGTAATTACAACGGCAAGAAATCGTTATCCAAATTATGAAATAATAGGTGATCCAGATATCGCAGAGACAGCATCAGTTGCAAAGAGATATTCCGATTCTTCTTTACAAGGAATAATAATCGATATACATCTCTTGTCTGAATGTGATTATTTGGTATGCACATTCAGCTCTCAAGTATGCCGTGTAGCATATGAGTTAATGCAAACGTATTATCCGGATGCTTATAATCGTTTTGCATCGTTAGATGATATTTATTATTATGGTGGTCAAAATCCACACCCTCATCAAGCTATTTTGGATCATAAGCCACGAAAGAGCGGTGAAATCGAGTTAAAAGTAGGAGATTTAATTGAAGTTTACGGAAATCATTGGGATGGTTATTCTAAAGGATACAATACTAGAACTAGCATGACAGGATTATATCCTAGTTTTAAAGTGAAAAATCCAGTGGACGCTGTAGACTTTCCAAAATATCCAAACGTCCCTTTACGAGAAAGCAAAAACGAGTAG